Below is a genomic region from Candidatus Acidulodesulfobacterium acidiphilum.
GCGCCCTTTATTCTAATCTGGCGGGCAACCTGATAGCAGTTCTGACACCATTTTGCCGTATTCAAAAATCTAATGTAAATTTTGGTTTCGTCGTCTCTTGTGAGCAAAAATCTGTCTCTTAAATTAGACGCCTTTTGAAATCTGTTCCCTTTATTTAAATGGTTTAATATTTTTTGAAATTCCTTGTCGCTTAAAGCGGTATTATTTAATTCTTTGGTATTAAACTTTTCTATCTGTTTTTTGAAATTGGCGATAAAGTCTTCTTCCTTATGAATATTCAGCAATTCATAGCCTAAGGTTTGTAACTGGGTAACGAATTCCAGTTCTAAAATCATTTCGCTCTGTATCATAGCCTATCTCTTTAGTTAATTAGCTAATAAATTATACAAACATTTTTTGCAATAAGCCTTTTTTATATCTTTTAAGATTTTCCAGTCTTAATTTAACTAATTCTATTTTTTATCGATTGTGGATAGAAATGAAGCTATTTTTTGCTGCTCAGGAAGTGAAGGAGAAGAGATTTTTAAATATTGAAATTCTGATATCCAATATCTTTTGTGTTCATTTCCTAATTTAAATTTTATTAAATTCATTTTATAATAAACAAATTTAATATTATGTTTTTTATGTGTTAATATCTTGATAGCACCCGATCTTATTTTAAAAGGAAAATTCACATACTTATTGTCTGTTGTAAAATCATCAAATATTATTGCAGGTAAATTTGTATATATATAATTAGCTTCATTTGTGTATCCTAAAATAAATGATTTATTGGCAGTTAAAACAGGGGTATTACCTTTTTTGTTTAGTTCTTGGCTTATATATTTATTGGGTTGTTCATATTTCAATATATTTCCTAACATTTCTTCTTTCCATTCGTCATTAAACTCGTTAAATCTCAATTCGGGCACGTTTTTCATTACTAAACCCCATTAGCCTTTGTAATATTTGTTATATCTGGGTCAAACGGCGGATTAATACCTAATTCTTTGCAATATCCGGCTATTTCTTTATCGACTTCTATTTCTTCTAATTCTAATTTTTTAATTTCATTTGAAACGGCTTCTAAATCGATTGATTCTTCTTCCTCAAACGTATCGATATATCTGGATATATTTAAATTATAATCGTTTTCTTTGATTTCGTCTAAACTTACTAATCTTGAAAATTTATCTGTTTCTTTTTTCTCTTTATACGTATCTACTATTTTTTTTATATTATCGTCCGTCAATCTATTCTGATTTTTGCCTTTTTCAAATTCTCCGCTTGCATCCATAAATAATATCTTTTCGTCTTCTTTTCTGCATTTGCTAAAAACCATTACGCAGACCGGAATAGGCGTTCCGTAAAACAGATTAGGCGCAAGCCCAATAACAGCTTCCAGATAGTTTAATTTTTCTATTATGTATTTTCTTATTTTTTCTTCCGCACCGCCTCTAAATAGTACTCCGTGAGGCAGAACTATAGCCATAGCGC
It encodes:
- a CDS encoding type I restriction-modification system subunit M, with translation KGDSNPLFKTDERFSKYGSLAPKDKADYAFATHMIHHLADNGAMAIVLPHGVLFRGGAEEKIRKYIIEKLNYLEAVIGLAPNLFYGTPIPVCVMVFSKCRKEDEKILFMDASGEFEKGKNQNRLTDDNIKKIVDTYKEKKETDKFSRLVSLDEIKENDYNLNISRYIDTFEEEESIDLEAVSNEIKKLELEEIEVDKEIAGYCKELGINPPFDPDITNITKANGV